TCATCTTTGATTTTTGATAAAAACACAATAATTTTGAATAAATTGCTTTATAGTTTTGGGTTTCCCAATGGTGAGTTAGGAAATTTCTCATTTGAGAAAAATATTAATGATGAAAAATATACATATCGATCTTGGTTGATGGAATCTGATAGAAATACGCCTGAAGTTAAGGATATTGTTCTTCCTAGATCTAAATTTTATCATTTCCCGTATGAGCTTTTAGATAAAATTCCTGACCTATTTGCAATTTATGAACTCCCACAAATCTTTGAAGAACAATTTCGCGATGTCCAATATCTTGGCCCGATCCGCCACGATCCCCAGCGTTTTTATCAGTGGACTGGTGAAATTCGCAGTTTGGGCAATCGGGGTGAGCATGCAGTTTTAGTCTTATTAGCCGATCAAAAGCGTGATCCAGAAGCAAAATTAGCTAAACAAGTAGCAAGCTGGTTGAAGGACTTAGGCTTAATTGCTGATTTTCGCTTGCATCAAATTGCTCCTAATGTTGATTTGCACGAAGTTCGAGTGAAAATCAAACCGAATGCTGCTGAGGTATTGTTGACTGATGTTGGTTTTGGGGTTGCCCAAATTTTGCCTGTGCTGGTGTTGTGTGCCTCGGCCAAACCAGGCTCGACGATTATTTTAGAGCAGCCTGAAATTCACCTGCACCCAGTGGTACAATCAAACTTGGCCGATATTTTGATTGAAACAATCAAACGTGGTGTGCAAATTGTGCTCGAAAGCCATAGCGAACACCTGCTGCACCGCTTGCAACGGCGAATTGCCGAAGAAGTTTTGAGCAACACCGATACCGCACTCTATTTTTGCGATATGGATGATACTGGTACATCGCATGCCGTGCCACTTGATGTTGATAAATATGGCAATATTCGCAACTGGCCCAAAGATTTCTTTGGCGATGAAATGGCTGATTTAGCGGCACTTTCGCGAGAGACAATTCGCCGTAAAAAGGCCGAGGCTGGACGATGAAACGCATCATCGATACGAATGTTTTATTGACAGCTAATGGCGCTGCTGACCACAAAGACTTCGAATGTATGGAAGCGTGTATTGATTTTCTGGAAACGATTAAAGAGCAAGGCATTGTTATTCTTGATGATGGCTATTTTATTATGGGTGAATACCGTCAAGATGTTAGTGATAGTGGTCAACCTGGCTTGGGGGATAAATTTCTGAAATGGCTTTTAATTAATGAATGGAATGGCCGTTGTGAACATGTAAGCATAAATGCGATAGAGCTTGAGGCAAAACTAAGTTTTAGTGAATTCCCCAATAATGATCTTCGCTTGGCCAAATTTGATCTTAAAGATCGCAAATTTGTTGCGATTGCCCTCACTCACCCTGAACATCCACCAATTGTTAATGCAACTGATAGTGATTGGGCTGAGATTGAGCAGATTCTGCGCGATGAATATCAAATACAGGTGATTCAATTGTGTCCGTAAATTGTACAAATAGTCTGATAAACGCTATATAAAGTTTGTATCCTAGCTCCTCAAACGTGCGTATTAACCTCTGATACACTTAATCAATAAGTTGAGAAGCGAGAACTTCAATGGAAAGATCAATCATTCACTTGCGCATTTCGCGGAGTTTAATCGTTTTGGTCGGCCTAACTTGGTCGCTTGGCTTGATGTTTGGGCTGGGCTTTTTGAGCAACTATACCTTTTGGGCCGCAGCCTGTTTTACAATATGGTGGCTCTCGCTATTGGTGCGCTTTGGCTTATTAACGTGGCAACATGTCTATCTGAGCGATCACGGCATTCGGGTGAAAAATTACACTGGCGATTATAATTTTGCTTGGAATACGCTGCGTGCAATTGAATTTGTGGCTGAACCAGCAGCACCATGTTTTATGGATCGCGATCTGAGCTATCTCTGGGCAACCTATGCAGTGCGTTTTTCTGATGCTCAACACTCTATCATTGTGCATACGCGCTTTACTGAGCGTAATCGCACACTGCTCAAAACCAAGCTAGCGCATTATATCCAATTGCATACAATTCCCAACAAAACCATCGATACGATCGATTATCCAGTGATTTATCCAGAGCGATTAAGCATTTGGCAAAAGCTGATGCGGCTGCATCGACCACCGGTGATTAATTCACTTGAAAGAGTGCTTCGGTTTTGTTGGTTTTTGTTGGTAATTGCAATGATCTATACAGTTGTAACCTATCAAGAATTTTTAATTGCACTTACCGCCTTTGCAATCTATCAAATGCTCAAATTAAGCTTAGCGTTGTTGCCAAATGCGATTAAGCAACCAGCCACGTTGATTAATCCCCAAGAGCAAGCGCTGTATGTGCCAAAATTGGTTGATAAAACCCTATTTGCCCGCTTATTGGGATTTTATGGGTTAATCATCGTGTTGATTTTGGTTTATTATCAGATTTTTGTTGGCTAATCGCATCTTGCACCTAAGTGTTTGGTGAATTGCAGCTAGCCATGCTATGGTTTGGCGTTGATTTGGAATTGCCAAATCTAGTACCTCAATTTGTAGAGTAAGGGAGATGCTACGATGATCAAACGTGGCTTGATCTATTTGGCGTGGCTGGGTGCTGTGCCATGCAGTTTGTGGTCGCTTTTACGCTGGACGGCATTCGCAACCACGCCTCAAGGCATGGTACTGCTGGTATTCGATGCCTGGGTTTATGCCAGTTTATTGCCAATTGCGCTGCTGGCGGTGAGCATGCGTCGCCATTATTTATTGGGCGTGCTTAGCCTAAATTTGCTGGTGGTTTTGGGTTTGTATGGCGGGCGCTGGTTGCCCCAATCAGCCAATTTAACCCCCCACGATTTGCGAATTATGACTTGGAATGTGTTCTACAATACCCAAGATATTGATGGCTTGGCCGCGACAATTCGCCAGCAACAGCCTGATATTGTGGTGTTGCAGGAATATAATTTTCAGCTCGACCCGCAACTCCCCGAAGCCTTGGAAGATTTGTACCCTTATGCTGCACTTGATCCCCATTCGGGCGCTGGTGGTTTGGCGACACTTAGCCGCTGGCCAGTGCGCGAGTTGGCTCCAGTAGCTCGCGGAGTTGACAGTTGTGGTTGCCAATATTTAGAAATTGCTACGCCAAAAGGCCCAACCCGTTTGATCAATACTCACCCACATATTCCGCTGGCTAGTTTCAAGGGCATTTACACCAAGACCCAGCAAGACCCAACCTTCGATCATTTGCTGAAATTGATTGCAGACCAAAGCCAACCCTTAATTTTGGCGGGTGATTTGAATACGACTGAACGTCAACCTAATTATTTGCGTTTACGCCAGCAGCTTGGCGATGCCTATCAGCAAAAAGGTTGGGGTTTGGGCTATACTTTTCCGAGCAATGGCACTATTCCCAAAGCAGTGCGCTTGGATTATATTATGCCTAACGTTCATTGGCAGCCCTTGCGAGCTTGGAATGGTACGGCTAATTTGTCTGATCATGGCTTTGTGGTCGCCGATTTGCAGCGATCAGCTGAATAGTTTGAGGAGTAAGGATTATGATGGTTTATAAGTCAAAAGTTACACTCTATGGTGTCCTTTTTTCGCTTGGATTTCTTTCCTTAGCACTCTGGTTTTTGCTGAATAAGCTGTTTATTGAAGCACTCGGTTGTTTTTTATGGACATTGATTCCAATTGGTTTTACATGGCTATCTTATAAATGGCGTTTTGTTACAGCTGATGATTATATGCACATTGATTCAATAATTTTTGGTAAACGTATTGAGTGGCATGCTGTTATTGCGATTGAAGATATGAAATATGAAAATGGCACATATTTATTACGATTGGTAAGTAAATCTAAATTATTTGAAGTTCCAGTATCGATGTTAAATAAGCAAGATATTAACGAGATTGTAAATTACCTGAAAGGAAAATCAATATATCATAATATTCCATTTAATCGGGATACACCGTATTTAAAATCAATCTACTATCAATATAACCCAAAAATGATTGCTAAATTAGGCTGGTTTTGGCCACCACTCCTGCCAAAAATCAGAGGATGGATTTATGCAATATTTGTTGGATTTGCCCTAGGCTTTAGTATGCTTATCAAATTCTTTAAACCATCAAGTACGTCTGATTTAGAGTATCAGCAGATCTGGATTTATGTGATTATGTTCATGCTATTTGAATGGGTCAATTTACTTTTTGCCCAATTTCCGCAAAACTTACGGACGATTGAGCATAATCAGCGTGAGCAGCATGAGCAGATGTTTGTACCAACCGTGGCATCAGCCCAGCCTTATCGCTTGCCATTTGTGTTGGTTTCAGTGGCTTTGGTGATGATAATTGCTGGATTTGCTTGGTATTTGACCCGTTGAGGCAAAGCAGCGCCAGTTTAATAATCAAACTGGCGCTGCTTTTGTTTTAGCCGCGAATGCTGGCAAAAGCCGCTTGAGCAGCATTGATCGTTTGGGCGACTAGCTCGTCGGTATGAGCCGTTGAGACAAAGGCGGCCTCAAATTGCGATGGCGCGAGATACACGCCCTGCTCTAACATCGCATGGAAGAATTTGCCAAACATCGCTGTATCAGCCTTTTTCGCCGATGTAAAATCGTAAACTTCATCGCCAGCAAAGAAGAAGCCCCACATGCTGCCAGCTTTATGCGCTTGGAACGGGATACCATTTTTGAAGGCAGCCTTCCAAAAACCTTGGCACAGCGTCGAAGTTACGCCAGTTAAGCGCTCGAAGACTTCGGGTTTGGCAATTTCGCGCAGCGTTACAATGCCTGCAACCATCGCCAGTGGGTTGCCCGAAAGTGTTCCTGCTTGATACATTGTGCCTGCTGGCGCGACCTGCTGCATAATTTCGCGTCGCCCGCCATAGGCCGCCGCTGGCAAACCGCCGCCAACCACCTTGCCCAAGCAGGTCAAATCGGGCATCACGTTGAAGTAGGCTTGTGCTCCACCATAGGCCACGCGAAAACCAGTCATTACTTCGTCGAAAATTAACAATGCGCCGTGTTGATCGCAGAGTTGGCGCAAACCTGCAAGATAGCCTTCGCGTGGCAGCACAAAGCCCATATTGCCTGCCACAGGCTCGATTACCAAGGCAGCAACTTGGCCAGTATTGTTTTTGAACAAGGCTTCGACCGCCTCAAGATCGTTAAATGCTGCGGTCAGAGTATTGCTGGTAGCGCTTTTCAACACGCCTGGGCTATCGGGCAAGCCCAGCGTTGCCACACCTGAGCCAGCTTGCACCAAAAATGGGTCAGCATGGCCGTGATAGCAACCCTCGAATTTGATAATTTTCTCGCGTTGGGTGTAAGCCCGCGCCAAGCGAATCGCGCTCATCGTAGCCTCAGTGCCCGACGAGACAAAGCGCACCATCTCGACACTTGGCACGGCGGCGATCACCAACTCGGCCAATTCGCTTTCAAGCTCGGTTGGTGCGCCAAAGCTTGTGCCACGTTGGGCTTGGGCACAAATTGCCTCAACCACCGCCGGATAGGCGTGGCCCAGGATTAACGGCCCCCACGACAAGACATAATCGATATATTGATTACCATCGATGTCGTAGAGATAGGCTCCTGCGCCATGATCGATAAAGCGTGGCACGCCGCCAACGCCACGAAAAGCCCGCACTGGGCTATTCACTCCGCCTGGTAAAAGTGCTTGGGCGCGTTCAAAAGCCGCGCTAGAAGCATCATTGATCACGTTTATGTGTCTCCAATAGTATTTGAGGGGCTAGGGGCTAGGGATCGGGGGCCAGAAAGTTTTGAAACCACGAAGCCATGAGATTGTAACCACGAAGAACACGAAGGGCACGAAGAAGCCCTCTATGTTCTTGCTCTGGGCTAAATCCAATCCCCGATCCCCAACCACCGATCCCCAGCCCGATGTTCTATGCTCTATGTTCTCTGTTCTTCGCTCTGCGCCTCTGGGTTAAATAATTCCTGATCCCTAACCCCTGAATCCTGATCCCTAGGCTTTCAACCATTGCGCCGCCACTTTGGCATAATAAGTAATGATCATACTTGCGCCTGCTCGGCGAATTGCCAGCAAACTTTCGAGCGCTACCCGTTGCTCGTCGATCCAGCCGTTGGCAGCGGCAGCTTTGATCATGGCATACTCGCCGCTCACTTGATAGGCAGCTAGTGGCAGATCAAATTCTTCGTACACTGCCCGAATAATATCCAAATACGCTCCGGCTGGCTTGACCATCAGCCAATCGGCTCCCTCGGCGACATCAAGCGCGGTTTCGGCGATTGCTTCGCGGGCGTTGGCTGCATCCATTTGGTACGATCGGCGGTCACCAAATTGGGGCGTTGATTCGGCGGCTTCGCGGAAGGGACCATAAAAAGCTGAGGCAAATTTGGCTGCATACGACAGAATAATTGTGTCGTGGTAGCCTGCTTGATCAAGCCCATAGCGAATTGCGGCGATTTGGCCATCCATCATGGCGCTGGGCGCAACCACATCAGCGCCAGCTGCTGCATAAGCGACCGAGGCGCGGGCTAATAATTCCAAGGTTGGGTCGTTATCAACGGTGATCGTTTCTGGCTCGCCGCTGGTCAAAATGCCACAATGGCCGTGGTCGGTATATTCGCACATACAAACATCGGCAATTACCACCAAATGCGGTGCTTGCTGCTTGATTGCCCGAATTGCGCTAGGAACAGGGCCATTTGCATCCCAAGCCGAGCTACCTTGAGTATCTTTATGCAAGGGAATGCCAAAAAGCAGTACTGCTGGAATTTGGGCCGCAACCAGTTCAGCGATCTCAGTGTCAAGTTGATCGAGCGAAAGTTGAAATTGGCCAGGCATCGAGCTAATCGGCTTGCGAATATTCTGGCCTTCAACAATAAATAATGGGGCAATTAAATTATCAACAGTTAATTGGGTTTCGCGGACCATGCGCCGTAATGTGGCGTTGCGCCGCCCACGCCGCAAGCGACGATTGGGCGTTGGCACGCTTTCAATCATACTCATGCCAGTTCCTTCTCGGCTTTGGCCCATTCGAGCAGGGCTTCAACTAAGCCTTGGGTTGAATGTTCCGCTGCCTCTATATCAACACGCAAACCCACATCAAGCGCGGTTTGGCTCGTGATTGGGCCAATTGTTGCAATAATTGTCTGATTTAAAAATTCTTGTGAATTGCGCATACCTGCTGCATGCAAAGCTTCGATGGTGTAGCGCACGGTTGAGCTTGAGGTAAATGTCACCACATCAACCTGTTGCTGCCGTAACAGCTCAGCCAACTCGACCACCTGTGGATCGGGCACGGTGCGATAGGCCACCACCGCTGTCACTTCTGCGCCACGTTCGATTAATGCCTCGCGCAACAGTGGGCGAGCAATATCAGCTTGGGGCAGGAAAATGCGTTGACCGGCAATATCCTGAAATTCGACCAGAAATTGCTCGGCAACATAGGCATGCGGCACAAAATCGGGCGCATGGCCAAAATCAGTTAATAATTTGGCGGTGGCTTTGCCAATCGCGGCAATTTTCAATTGATCTAAGGCATTGCAGGGCAACCCTAACACGCCATAGCGCTCGAAGAACGCCCGCACAGCGTTGGTGCTGCTAGCGATCATCCAATCGAAGCCTTCGATTTGGCTCAGAGCACGGTCAAACGTTTGCCAATTGTCAGGCGGTAGGGTTTGAATTGCCGAGCAATAGAGCGTTTCGGCTCCATGGGCTGCCAAGAGTTGGGCGAACTCGGTCATCTGCTCACGGGCGCGGGTCAACACAATTCGCTTGCCCGTTAAGGGTGTGTGCATCGTCATTGTTGCAATCCACAATCTGTTGCTAGCACGCAGCTATAGGCGAGTATTCAATATGCAATTAATCAATCGTCGGCATTGGTAGTATACAAGATTATGGCCTGCCCGCTGTTAATTCAAGCACGATCGGCTATGCCAAAACTGCTCTAAATCGCAACCGAGTTAAAGTAAAACCCGCCCGCCTTGCGCTAATAATTGTTGCGCCAAGCTTGCCCCAAGCGCTTGCGGCTCACTCGCGCTGCCAGTTAATTCGCCGCGTACTAAGCGACCATCCAGTGCTCCAATCATGCCGATTAAGCGCAATTGGCCTGCTTGATAGGTGGCAAATGCGCCAACTGCCACTTGGCAACCACCGCCAATGGTGGCCAAAAATGCTTTTTCGGCTTCGGCAGTCGCCCGTGATTCAGCGTGATCGAGCACCTTGAGCAATTCAGCAACTCGTTGATCGCCTGCTCGTGCTTCGATGCCCAAAATGCCTTGCGAAACTGCTGGAGTCATTTCGGCTGGCTCGAAAAATTGGGTCACGCGATTCAATAATCCTAAGCGTTGCAAGCCTGCTGCTGCCAAAACAATTGCATCATATTGGCCTTGATCAAGCTTACGCAAGCGCGTATCAACATTGCCGCGAATATCAATAATTGTCAGGTCAGGCCGTAAATTGCGCAATTGGGCGGCACGCCGTGGGCTGCTCGTGCCAACTTTGGCCCCGAGCGTCAAATCGGTTAGCTTGCGCCCTTCGGCTCCAACCAAAACATCGCGCGGGTCGGCCCGTTCGGGATAGGCTGCAATCGTCATGTCGGGCGCTAAAATTGAAGGCAAATCTTTGGCGCTATGCACCGCCAGATCGACCTTGCCACTGCGCATAGCATCCTCAATTTCGCTGACAAACAGCCCCTTATCGCCAATCGCTGCCAACGGTCGATCCAAAATTGCATCGCCCTTGGTGGTGATATGTTCGAGTTCAATTGTTAATTGGGGATGCGCCGCCAACAGGGCATCGCGCATGGCGTGGGTTTGTACCAAGGCCAATTGGCTTTTGCGCGTTCCAATGGTTAATCTATTCATGCTGATCATTCTTAACTATAGGATAAGTGAATAAAATCCCTCACCCTCAACCCCTCGCTCACGACGGTCGAGGGTTCATGCTGAGTTGGTTCCCCCTCGCTCGCTGGGCGGGAGAGGGGGCTAGGGGGTGAGGGAGCTTAAAATCCTTATTGGCCAGTCACGACGGTTTTGAGCAAATCGACGAAGGCTGGATCATCGTTGAGCAGCCGAATGCGCTCAAGTTGCAAGCCTAATTCGTTGGCTTTGTGCTTGCCCTCAATATCAATATCATACAGAATTTCGAGGTGATCACAGACGAAGCCAAATGGCACTTGCAGCACATATTTTTTGCCTTCAGCTGCTAGTTCGGCCAAGGTATCGAGCACATCAGGCCCAAGCCATGGTTCGCCAGTTTCGCCTTGGCTTTGGTAGGTAAAGCGCCAATCGGGTAATTCGAGCATTTCGGCAATGCCTTTGGCGCTACCCAACAACTCGTCAGGATAGGGATCGCCCCACGCCAAAACCCGTTGCGGCAAACTATGGGCGCTAAACAACACCGTCACTTGATCGCGCACGTCGGCAGGAAATTGGGCTAAGGCCTCGCTGATGCGGTTAGCAATCAAATTGCGAAATTTTGGTTGCTCCTGCCAGCTATTAATCATGGTTAATTCGATGTTGGTGGTAAATTCTTCGTTGGCGCGATCAACTTGTTTTTGATAGCCGCCAATGCTGATTTTGGAATAATGCGGCGCGAGCGCAAGCCCAATCACCTTGCTAATGCCATCAGCATGAATTTGCTTGACCACATCGGGAATTAATGGATGCCAATATTTCATTCCAAAATAGACCTGATATTGATCGGGAAATTCGGCATCAAGCTGCGCTTGCAACTGCTCAGTTACCGATTTGGTTAATGTAGTCAGTGGGGTATGACCACCAACTGCTCGATAGCGAGCTGAGAGATTTTCGACCTGCTCAGGCGTTGGCATGCGACCACCACGCACATTGATGTAGTATTGCTCAACTTCATCGATGCGATTGGGCGTGCCATAGGCCATCAGCAAGACTGCTGTTTTGGCTGACATATTTTCCTCTTATCTGTTAATGATCCACGCAGCGCACGAAGATCAAGAGGTCAGGGGCTAGGGGTCAGGATTTAAATCATCATGATCCTGAGGCCTCAAACCTGAATCCTAAACCCTCGTGCTCTCTGGGCCTCTGTGTTAAAACTGACCCCTAGCCCCTGACCCCTAACCCTAGTGCTCGTGAATAAACGCCACCAAGCGTTCGAGATTGGCAACCGGAGTTTGTGGATGAATGCCATGGCCAAGATTGAAAATATGGCCTGGGCGACGATTGACGCGGCGCAAAATATCGGCAGCTTGTTCGCGTACATATTCCCATGGCCCCAGCAAAACCGCTGGATCAAGATTGCCTTGGATGGCTTTGTCATCGCCAATTAATTCCCAAGCCTCGTCGATTGGAATCCGCCAATCGGCTCCGAGCACCGAGCCACCATCGTTGCGCATTAAGGGCAAAAGGTTGGTGGTGTTGGTGCCAAAGTGAATTAATGGAATATTAGTTTCTTCGCGCAGGGTTTTCAAAATGCGAGCGGTGTAGGGTTGTACAAAGGTTGCATAATCGTGGGGGCTTAAACAGCCAACCCAGCTATCGAATAGTTGTAACGCATCAACGCCAGCCGCAATTTTTACCCGCAAATAACTGATCGTCAAGTCGGCCAAGCGCTCCATCAAGGCATTCCACACATTGGGGCTGCCATACATCAGCGCTTTAGTATTCAGAAAATTCTTTGAGCCTTTGCCTTCGACCAAGTAGGCCGCTAAGGTAAATGGTGCGCCAGCAAAGCCAATTAAGGGGATTTGGCCCAACTCAACTTTGAGCAAATGAATCGATTTGCTAATGTAAGGCACATCAACTTCTGGCTCAATTGGTCGAATACGGCTGACATCGGCCATCGTGCGAATGGGGTTGGCAACCACAGGGCCAATGCTTTCAACCAAATCAACGCCCACGCCAGTCGCAATCAGCGGAGTCATAATATCGGCAAACATAATCGCTGCATCAACGCCCAAGCGGCGCACTGGCTGCAAGGTTACTTCAGCACACAATTCGGGCTGATAGCAAATATCCATAAAGCCATATTGCTCGCGGATGGCACGGTATTCGGGCAGCGCACGGCCAGCCTGACGCATAAACCAAACTGGGGTGGTATCCACAGTTTCGCGCCGACAGGCTCGCAAAAATCGATCTTGCATAATAATTGATATGTCCTTGTATGGTTTGCTGAATCCGTTCGATCAAGAAATCAAGCCAGAATCTCGGTTACTACAGCTATTCTGGCTCGATTGGCCGCCTAAATCATGGTTAAGGCTTCGCGAATTGGCCGATTGACCCCAGTGATGATTGGCGTATCGTTGAGGGTGTAGCGGCGTGCTTCAGTTGAGCGCAACGCAATCACCAATTCTTCAAAGCGTGGCAAGCTATCGGTTTCATAAGCCACAATAAATTCATGATCATCGATGCCAGTGGTGTAGAGCAAGACTTGGCGCACATCAGCATACTCGTGGCCGACGCGAATGTGCTCGTTCATCATGCCTTGGCGAGCATCGCGGCTCATCAAATACCATTCTTTGGTTTTGGTAAAGGGATAAACAATTAAATACGGTTCGCGATCTTCGAGGTCGATCGCTTGTTCTTGGGTAGTGGGGCGTTTGGTGTAGTTGGAAGGCCGAGTAAAGCCAAAGTAGAGGTTGGTTTGCTCAAAATACGCGCCGATGCCAGTTTGCAACAAGCGACTGGTCATTTCTTGCATGGCGATTGGCGACGTGCCCTTGCGCCACAGCAACAAATCGGAGTTGAGCTTAAAGCCAATTGTGCTATAGGCATAGGTCACAATCGAAGGATAAGCCTCTTCGACCACTTGGGCGAATTGTTCGCGCAAATCTTCGCGGGCTGCGGCGGGCAAGCGTCGCCATTCTGGGGCAGCCTTGAAGGTGGTGTATTGAACAAACAATTGGCCTTCGGTGGAATTTGGCAATTTAACGTCTTCCATGGAAGCTTAATTCCTTTATAACAGTGATGGATTGCCCATCAAATCTGAATTAGATTGCCTCAAAATCGAGGCGGAATAATTGCTGGGCGGCGTGGGCCAACTGTGGGCTGGCCGCAGTATCTTTAATCGCCCGCATTGGTTGATGTAATAATTTATTGATAATCGCGCTGGTCAAGGCCGAAACTGCTTGTTGCTGCTGCTCAGAAAGATCCAAACGGGCGAGCGTGCGTTCAAGCTCGGCTAAACGAATTGCCTCGGCATGCGCACGTAAGGCCCGAATCGTTGGCAGCACGGCTTGGGTCAACCACCATTCCTGCCATTTAATCAACTCGCGTTCAACGATGGCCTCGGCTCCAGCGACTTCGGCAGCTTTGCTAGCGCGGTTGCGTTCGCAAATCGCCTGCATATCATCGACATCGTAGAGCCAAACCTCAGGCAACGCCCCAACATGGCGATCAATATCGCGCGGCACGGCCAAATCGAGCAGTACCCATTGGCGTTGGCGTTGAGTTTGCAACGCTTGCGCTTGCTCAAAATCAAGCATCAATTCAGGCGATGACGTACAGCTAATTACCACATCGCTGGCCTGCAACACCGTCGTAAGTTCGCTGATTGGCTTGGCTACAACCTTATGATGTTCAGCCAAACGTACTGCTCGTTCAAAGGTGCGGCTTAGCAGGGTGATATTGCTGGTATATTCCAAATAATGTTTGAGTGCCAACTCGCCAGTACGTCCGGCCCCGATAATCACCACCGAACGATCAGTGAGATCGAGGTGTTGACGGGCGAGGCTAAGGCCAACCGAAACGACTGATAATTGAGCATGAGCCAATTGAGTTTCGGTGCGTACTAACTTACCAGTAGTCAAGGCAGCCTGAATCAAACGATGCATGGTTGTGCCCAGCAACTCGGTTTGTTGAGCGGCGTTATAGGCGGTTTTAATTTGGCTCAAAATTTGAGCCTCGCCCAGTGCCATCGAATCTAGGCCCGAAGCCACCCGAAACAAATGGCGCACAGCATCCTCATCGAGATAGGTGTAGACATGCGGCATGAGTTCATCGAGATCGATTGAGCGATGCTGAGCCAAAAATTGGCGTAACGAACGCCCGCCATCGGCTTCTTCCAGCAAGGCATACAACTCCACCCGATTGCAGGTTGAGAGGATGAACCCTTCAACGGCGATCTGGCGTAGGCTGCTCAGGGCTTGAGCTAAATCGGCCTCGGCAAAGGCGATGCGCTCACGAATTGAAATTGGGGCCGTGCGTTGATGTGCCCCCACAACCACCAGTTGCACAATAAACTCCCAGTAAAAAGCAAATAGCAATCATCATCGAGCGCAACCAACAAAAATCCCCAAAGCATGATCGATGCGAATTTGCTTTTGCACTTACGAGCCTGCTTGTTCAAAACCTTCGATTGTTCCGAGCAGCGTTGCATCCATAAACAAATCGAGGCGTGTCCGCAGTTCTACGACGGTTGCCACATCGATTGGACGGACCGATTGTGGCTTGGCCAACTGGGCAAACGCCCGCCGAAAAAACAAAAAGGCCTCAACTGTATCGTGCATCGAGACTCCCATTTCGCGAGCTTCGCGCCCATAGGTAGCCCCAACAGCCTTGGCCTCGGCCAAGATTCGCTCATCAAGATCGTTGCTATTGACATATTGCATCAACATGCCAAACAAACGCTGGCCTAAGCCGCGCATGCGCTCGGTGGTTGGGTT
This portion of the Herpetosiphon gulosus genome encodes:
- a CDS encoding DUF3696 domain-containing protein; its protein translation is MITNLRFQHFKSWNDTGELRFAPLTGFFGSNSSGKTAILRFLLMLKQTVDSNDRQLFLELNGAYAELGSFEEVIFNNDINSELSFQMELDFVQKNNNFFHVMMLFVRLGSELSLVNQINIKSSLIFDKNTIILNKLLYSFGFPNGELGNFSFEKNINDEKYTYRSWLMESDRNTPEVKDIVLPRSKFYHFPYELLDKIPDLFAIYELPQIFEEQFRDVQYLGPIRHDPQRFYQWTGEIRSLGNRGEHAVLVLLADQKRDPEAKLAKQVASWLKDLGLIADFRLHQIAPNVDLHEVRVKIKPNAAEVLLTDVGFGVAQILPVLVLCASAKPGSTIILEQPEIHLHPVVQSNLADILIETIKRGVQIVLESHSEHLLHRLQRRIAEEVLSNTDTALYFCDMDDTGTSHAVPLDVDKYGNIRNWPKDFFGDEMADLAALSRETIRRKKAEAGR
- a CDS encoding endonuclease/exonuclease/phosphatase family protein: MIKRGLIYLAWLGAVPCSLWSLLRWTAFATTPQGMVLLVFDAWVYASLLPIALLAVSMRRHYLLGVLSLNLLVVLGLYGGRWLPQSANLTPHDLRIMTWNVFYNTQDIDGLAATIRQQQPDIVVLQEYNFQLDPQLPEALEDLYPYAALDPHSGAGGLATLSRWPVRELAPVARGVDSCGCQYLEIATPKGPTRLINTHPHIPLASFKGIYTKTQQDPTFDHLLKLIADQSQPLILAGDLNTTERQPNYLRLRQQLGDAYQQKGWGLGYTFPSNGTIPKAVRLDYIMPNVHWQPLRAWNGTANLSDHGFVVADLQRSAE
- the hemL gene encoding glutamate-1-semialdehyde 2,1-aminomutase; the encoded protein is MINDASSAAFERAQALLPGGVNSPVRAFRGVGGVPRFIDHGAGAYLYDIDGNQYIDYVLSWGPLILGHAYPAVVEAICAQAQRGTSFGAPTELESELAELVIAAVPSVEMVRFVSSGTEATMSAIRLARAYTQREKIIKFEGCYHGHADPFLVQAGSGVATLGLPDSPGVLKSATSNTLTAAFNDLEAVEALFKNNTGQVAALVIEPVAGNMGFVLPREGYLAGLRQLCDQHGALLIFDEVMTGFRVAYGGAQAYFNVMPDLTCLGKVVGGGLPAAAYGGRREIMQQVAPAGTMYQAGTLSGNPLAMVAGIVTLREIAKPEVFERLTGVTSTLCQGFWKAAFKNGIPFQAHKAGSMWGFFFAGDEVYDFTSAKKADTAMFGKFFHAMLEQGVYLAPSQFEAAFVSTAHTDELVAQTINAAQAAFASIRG
- the hemB gene encoding porphobilinogen synthase, with the translated sequence MSMIESVPTPNRRLRRGRRNATLRRMVRETQLTVDNLIAPLFIVEGQNIRKPISSMPGQFQLSLDQLDTEIAELVAAQIPAVLLFGIPLHKDTQGSSAWDANGPVPSAIRAIKQQAPHLVVIADVCMCEYTDHGHCGILTSGEPETITVDNDPTLELLARASVAYAAAGADVVAPSAMMDGQIAAIRYGLDQAGYHDTIILSYAAKFASAFYGPFREAAESTPQFGDRRSYQMDAANAREAIAETALDVAEGADWLMVKPAGAYLDIIRAVYEEFDLPLAAYQVSGEYAMIKAAAANGWIDEQRVALESLLAIRRAGASMIITYYAKVAAQWLKA
- a CDS encoding uroporphyrinogen-III synthase — protein: MTMHTPLTGKRIVLTRAREQMTEFAQLLAAHGAETLYCSAIQTLPPDNWQTFDRALSQIEGFDWMIASSTNAVRAFFERYGVLGLPCNALDQLKIAAIGKATAKLLTDFGHAPDFVPHAYVAEQFLVEFQDIAGQRIFLPQADIARPLLREALIERGAEVTAVVAYRTVPDPQVVELAELLRQQQVDVVTFTSSSTVRYTIEALHAAGMRNSQEFLNQTIIATIGPITSQTALDVGLRVDIEAAEHSTQGLVEALLEWAKAEKELA
- the hemC gene encoding hydroxymethylbilane synthase, which gives rise to MNRLTIGTRKSQLALVQTHAMRDALLAAHPQLTIELEHITTKGDAILDRPLAAIGDKGLFVSEIEDAMRSGKVDLAVHSAKDLPSILAPDMTIAAYPERADPRDVLVGAEGRKLTDLTLGAKVGTSSPRRAAQLRNLRPDLTIIDIRGNVDTRLRKLDQGQYDAIVLAAAGLQRLGLLNRVTQFFEPAEMTPAVSQGILGIEARAGDQRVAELLKVLDHAESRATAEAEKAFLATIGGGCQVAVGAFATYQAGQLRLIGMIGALDGRLVRGELTGSASEPQALGASLAQQLLAQGGRVLL